From Pseudoxanthomonas sp. YR558, the proteins below share one genomic window:
- the zwf gene encoding glucose-6-phosphate dehydrogenase has product MTAKTLPVDTFDLVIFGGTGDLALRKLLPGLLRRYADGQIPEESRILGVARDKQGDAEYRAKVGEALARIASGDEALKAKLPAFLDKLGYMALDATKDEGWDEFAARLQTTGERIRVFYLSTSPTLFVNICDRLRAHGLNTGNARVVIEKPIGHDSASAAVINDAVGSAFAENQIFRIDHYLGKETVQNLLALRFANILFEPLWNASRIDHVQITVAETVGLEKRAGYYDTSGALRDMVQNHLLQLLCMVAMEPPAALQADAVRDEKLKVLRSLKPIRGEDVGHLSVRGQYRAGASSGAAVPGYLDELGKPDSRTETFVALKAEVDNWRWAGVPFYLRTGKRLAERVSEIVIAFKQIPHSIFDDSAGPVMGNKLVLRLQPDEGVKLWIMIKDPGPGGLRLQHVPLDMSFAEAFGVHQPEAYERLLMDVVRGNQTLFMRRDEVEAAWAWIDPILSAWEAGRETPKPYTAGSWGPSAAVALVERDGRTWHEDTV; this is encoded by the coding sequence GTGACCGCGAAGACCCTGCCCGTCGACACCTTCGATCTCGTCATCTTCGGCGGCACCGGCGACCTGGCATTGCGCAAGCTGCTGCCGGGCCTGCTGCGACGCTATGCCGACGGCCAGATTCCGGAAGAGAGCCGCATCCTTGGCGTGGCGCGCGACAAGCAGGGCGATGCCGAATACCGGGCGAAGGTCGGCGAAGCGCTGGCCCGCATCGCCAGTGGCGATGAAGCACTGAAGGCCAAGCTGCCCGCCTTCCTCGACAAGCTCGGCTACATGGCCCTGGATGCCACCAAGGACGAGGGCTGGGATGAGTTCGCCGCCCGCCTGCAGACCACCGGTGAGCGCATCCGCGTCTTCTATCTGTCCACCAGCCCCACGCTGTTCGTGAACATCTGCGACCGCCTGCGCGCCCATGGCCTGAATACCGGCAACGCGCGCGTGGTGATCGAGAAGCCGATCGGCCACGACTCGGCCAGCGCCGCGGTCATCAACGACGCCGTGGGCAGCGCCTTCGCCGAGAACCAGATCTTCCGCATCGACCACTACCTGGGCAAAGAGACCGTCCAGAACCTGCTGGCCCTGCGCTTCGCCAACATCCTGTTCGAGCCGCTGTGGAACGCAAGCCGCATCGACCACGTGCAGATCACCGTGGCCGAAACCGTCGGCCTGGAGAAGCGCGCCGGTTACTACGACACCTCCGGCGCGCTGCGCGACATGGTCCAGAACCATCTGCTGCAGCTGTTGTGCATGGTGGCGATGGAACCCCCGGCCGCCCTGCAGGCCGACGCCGTGCGCGACGAGAAGCTGAAGGTCCTGCGCTCGCTCAAGCCGATCCGCGGCGAAGACGTCGGCCACCTGTCCGTGCGTGGTCAGTACCGCGCGGGCGCCAGCAGCGGCGCCGCGGTGCCGGGTTACCTGGACGAACTTGGCAAGCCCGATTCGCGCACCGAGACCTTCGTGGCGCTGAAGGCCGAAGTCGACAACTGGCGCTGGGCCGGCGTGCCGTTCTACCTGCGCACCGGCAAGCGCCTGGCCGAGCGCGTCTCGGAGATCGTCATCGCGTTCAAGCAGATCCCGCATTCCATCTTCGACGACAGCGCCGGCCCGGTGATGGGCAACAAGCTGGTGCTGCGCCTGCAGCCGGACGAAGGCGTGAAGCTGTGGATCATGATCAAGGACCCGGGCCCGGGCGGCCTGCGCCTGCAGCACGTGCCGCTGGACATGAGCTTCGCCGAGGCCTTCGGCGTGCACCAGCCGGAAGCCTACGAGCGCCTGCTGATGGACGTGGTCCGCGGCAACCAGACCCTCTTCATGCGCCGCGACGAAGTCGAGGCCGCGTGGGCCTGGATCGACCCGATCCTCTCCGCCTGGGAAGCCGGGCGCGAGACGCCCAAGCCCTACACCGCCGGTTCGTGGGGGCCCAGTGCCGCCGTGGCCCTGGTCGAACGCGACGGCCGCACCTGGCACGAAGACACCGTCTGA
- a CDS encoding GntR family transcriptional regulator translates to MQTNLLEEYQRLQTGESTRAVAYLRLRRALQNLMDAGVLRPGQALPSERDLAQLLDLSRVTIRKALAGLIESGLLVQRQGAGTFVAERILRQFSRLTSFTDDLRERGLNPQVKFLERTVGEVTPEESMALNLSPGSGVVRMYRLRHVDGSPIAIERTLVPYALLPDPDSVTTSLYEALDAYGHRPKRALQRLRAVALDEEAARHLELPVGAPGLLVERRAFLEDGRVVESTRSYYRGDAYDFVAELQSD, encoded by the coding sequence ATGCAAACGAACCTGCTCGAGGAATACCAGCGGCTGCAGACCGGTGAGTCCACCCGGGCAGTGGCCTACCTGCGCCTGCGTCGCGCGCTGCAGAACCTGATGGACGCCGGCGTGCTCCGGCCCGGCCAGGCCCTTCCCAGCGAGCGCGACCTGGCCCAGTTGCTGGATCTGTCGCGTGTGACCATTCGCAAGGCGCTGGCGGGTCTGATCGAAAGTGGTCTGCTCGTGCAGCGACAGGGTGCCGGTACCTTCGTGGCCGAGCGGATCCTTAGGCAGTTCTCCCGCCTGACCAGCTTCACCGACGACCTGCGCGAGCGCGGGCTGAACCCGCAGGTGAAGTTCCTCGAGCGCACCGTGGGGGAAGTGACCCCCGAAGAATCGATGGCGCTCAACCTGTCGCCGGGCAGCGGCGTGGTGCGCATGTACCGTTTGCGGCACGTGGACGGATCTCCGATCGCCATCGAGCGCACCCTGGTGCCTTACGCGCTGTTGCCGGACCCGGACAGCGTGACCACCTCGCTGTATGAGGCGTTGGACGCCTACGGCCACCGGCCCAAGCGGGCCTTGCAGCGACTGCGGGCGGTGGCCCTGGATGAAGAGGCTGCCCGCCACCTCGAGCTGCCTGTCGGTGCGCCGGGCCTGCTGGTCGAGCGGCGCGCCTTCCTGGAAGACGGTCGAGTCGTCGAATCCACCCGGTCCTACTACCGCGGCGATGCCTACGATTTCGTCGCCGAGCTGCAGAGCGACTGA
- a CDS encoding OmpA family protein has protein sequence MHGLIHFFKAAFRRRMATTPGVLLAAFAVLAPAHAQTSVQNTATVALPPGATVVDSNASNNTSTATVGVLALPRLTLVKQVVNNNGGTALVTAWTLTATGPATTISGATGSATVTSAAVPAGTYALAESGGAAGYAASTWSCVKNGGAAVLANSISLVGGDAATCTITNDDQAATLTLVKTVINDNGGTATVSNFPLTATGPTTITGVSGTAAVTSASVNAGVYTLSEVTAAGYAAGSWSCTAGTLSGNQLTLANGQSASCSITNNDQAATLTLVKTVINDNGGTATVSNFPLTATGPTTITGVSGAAAVTNASVNAGVYTLSEVTAAGYAAGSWSCTAGTLSGNQLTLANGQSASCSITNNDQAATLTLVKTVVNTGGGTASPTNWTLTASGPTSLSGAGGATGQVAAGTYVLSESTGPVDYVAGSWSCTAGTLSGSQVTLVNGQSATCTIVNTFQSAPALTLDKTTSTPTYASVGQVLSYSYLVTNSGNTTITAAITVTDDRIATVTCPALPAGGLLPTQSITCSATYTVTQADLDAGTVTNIARASDGTTTSPTDTVTVTATQTRALTLDKTTSTPTYASVGQVLSYSYLVTNSGNTTITAAITVTDDRIATVTCPALPAGGLLPTQSITCSATYTVTQADLDAGTVTNIARASDGTTTSPTDTVTVTATQTSSQSLVKALTGDSTGGAVAVGDVLTYTVTMTNTGNTTLTGVVVSDALITPNSTTCPNVAPGATCQLVGTYTVTQADADAGNIRNTAVVTSLVCAVGSTDPACTTTIDTPVPQTPSQTLVKALTGDSTGGAVAAGDVLTYTVTMTNTGNTTLTGVVVSDALITPNSTTCPNVAPGATCQLVGTYTVTQADADAGNIRNTAVVTSPVCPVGSTDPACTTTIDTPVVNPVVTYTKSVALPIGQTEVSTGDTLTYTLNVQVMAATTTSIVTLTDTLGAGLTLATVSGGSFSCGTANPLVCTLPAGTTPGAYSVSYTAIVNDQATGTVRNAVVGTGDDAPTCAGTCTTETPVTEPLPPLVTYAKSAVLPAGRSEVVVGDSITYTLTTNVINAVTTADVVLTDTLGAGLTFGAVNDAGAYAANTSGAPVLRFTLPAGTTPGTYSLSYTAVVNPTARGNVTNAVVGTGDDAPTCAGSCGTSSPLAEPSVTVTKSSNPATGTQVQVGQTVRYTLSVDVGASALSAELVLVDTPDRGLTLGALPAGCSFDGTLLTCRLPAGTATGVHALSYDAVVNANAGTVVGNQVVATGGGGETPVCAACSTEHQLDTPEIRLSKSAGSREVRIGDLVRYTLTIENVGAMDLIGGSVVDTPAAGFSYVEGSLVANDADGMATVSGGSPLRFSGVDVAAGQTATLVYVMRVGAGVRPGTHVNQAQVRSATDDPVSNIATAEVQLTADPLLDDSLLFGTVFNDRDGDGWQDSAALSGVKVQGGFAPTAYIANSTTVDRGAGPQPEADASSPLLHGISVGAISGRQSVADPAEDHEVIIRQHLSEPAFTDDFVLTSAEGVTVRMDAAGNTTVQTSGDAAKGLTAAAPTVERRVAQGDKGYVVDYIIRNAGIDERGIPGVRIASVEGLLIETDQFGRYHLAGVPGGAWERGRNFILKVDPSTLPAGAEFTTDNPLLRRITPGVPVRFDWGVKLPEQVIEGGSKQVELEMGEVFFAPGSAEVREKYLPVIEAMAAKVREYQGGEVVIHANGDSEGLAFDRATAVKAALLGTLDAASAQGLVVSVRGTVDDPSSMIVGVDEGGALLGTVLFDTDKSAIKPAFEPLLDKVAAALEKMGGGSIAIVGHTDVRASHAYNVALGMRRAKAVYEALAKRLSPEVRAKVRVETSNDPTAPVGVRK, from the coding sequence GTGCACGGCCTGATCCATTTCTTCAAAGCGGCTTTCCGCCGCCGCATGGCGACCACGCCTGGTGTCCTGCTGGCCGCATTCGCGGTCCTTGCTCCCGCTCACGCGCAAACATCGGTTCAGAACACCGCGACAGTTGCCTTGCCGCCCGGCGCGACCGTGGTCGACAGCAATGCATCCAACAACACATCGACCGCGACGGTCGGCGTACTGGCGCTGCCCCGCCTGACGTTGGTCAAGCAGGTCGTCAACAACAATGGCGGCACGGCGCTGGTGACGGCCTGGACGCTGACGGCCACCGGCCCGGCCACGACCATCTCTGGCGCAACCGGCAGCGCGACGGTCACGTCGGCGGCGGTGCCTGCAGGGACGTATGCACTGGCGGAGTCGGGCGGTGCGGCCGGATACGCCGCCTCCACGTGGAGCTGCGTCAAGAATGGCGGTGCTGCCGTCCTCGCGAACTCGATCAGTCTGGTGGGTGGCGATGCTGCGACCTGCACTATCACCAATGATGACCAGGCCGCGACACTGACGCTGGTCAAGACGGTCATCAACGACAACGGCGGCACCGCCACGGTCAGCAACTTCCCGCTGACGGCGACCGGCCCGACCACGATCACCGGTGTGAGCGGTACGGCGGCCGTGACCAGTGCTTCGGTCAACGCGGGCGTGTACACGCTGTCGGAAGTGACGGCAGCCGGTTACGCCGCAGGCAGCTGGAGCTGCACGGCCGGGACCTTGTCCGGCAATCAGCTGACGCTGGCCAACGGCCAGAGCGCGAGCTGCTCGATCACCAACAACGACCAGGCCGCGACGCTGACGCTGGTCAAGACGGTCATCAACGACAACGGCGGCACCGCCACGGTCAGCAACTTCCCGCTGACGGCGACCGGCCCGACCACGATCACCGGTGTGAGTGGCGCGGCCGCAGTGACCAATGCTTCGGTCAACGCGGGCGTGTACACGCTGTCGGAAGTGACGGCAGCAGGTTACGCCGCAGGCAGCTGGAGCTGCACGGCCGGAACCTTGTCGGGCAACCAGCTGACGCTGGCCAATGGCCAGAGCGCGAGCTGCTCGATCACCAACAACGACCAGGCCGCGACGCTGACGCTGGTCAAGACGGTCGTGAATACCGGCGGAGGTACTGCATCTCCGACCAACTGGACTTTGACCGCGAGTGGACCGACATCCCTCAGCGGTGCGGGTGGTGCAACCGGCCAGGTTGCCGCCGGCACGTATGTATTGTCCGAATCTACAGGCCCTGTCGATTACGTCGCCGGCAGCTGGAGCTGCACGGCCGGCACGTTGTCGGGAAGCCAGGTGACGTTGGTCAACGGACAGTCAGCCACGTGCACCATCGTCAATACGTTCCAGTCTGCCCCCGCGCTGACGCTGGACAAGACCACGAGCACGCCGACGTATGCGTCGGTGGGCCAGGTGCTGTCGTACAGCTACCTGGTGACCAATAGCGGCAACACGACGATCACGGCGGCCATCACGGTGACCGACGACCGGATCGCGACGGTGACGTGCCCGGCGCTGCCGGCCGGTGGCCTGTTGCCGACGCAGTCGATCACGTGTTCGGCGACGTACACGGTGACGCAGGCGGACCTGGATGCGGGCACGGTGACGAACATCGCCCGCGCCAGCGATGGCACCACGACCTCGCCGACGGACACGGTGACGGTGACGGCGACGCAGACGCGTGCGCTGACGCTGGACAAGACCACGAGCACGCCGACGTATGCGTCGGTGGGCCAGGTGCTGTCGTACAGCTACCTGGTGACCAATAGCGGCAACACGACGATCACGGCGGCCATCACGGTGACCGACGACCGGATCGCGACGGTGACGTGCCCGGCGCTGCCGGCCGGTGGCCTGTTGCCGACGCAGTCGATCACGTGTTCGGCGACGTACACGGTGACGCAGGCGGACCTGGATGCGGGCACGGTGACGAACATCGCCCGCGCCAGCGATGGCACCACGACCTCGCCGACGGACACGGTGACGGTGACGGCGACGCAGACCTCCTCTCAGAGCCTGGTGAAGGCGCTGACCGGTGACAGCACCGGTGGTGCGGTCGCGGTGGGCGACGTGCTGACCTACACGGTCACGATGACCAATACTGGCAACACGACGCTGACCGGCGTGGTGGTGAGCGATGCGCTGATCACCCCGAACAGCACCACCTGCCCGAATGTGGCGCCGGGTGCGACCTGCCAGCTGGTGGGTACGTACACGGTGACCCAGGCCGACGCCGATGCGGGCAACATCCGCAACACGGCGGTGGTGACCAGTCTGGTCTGCGCGGTGGGCAGCACCGATCCGGCGTGCACGACGACGATCGACACCCCGGTGCCGCAGACGCCGTCGCAGACGCTGGTGAAGGCGCTGACCGGTGACAGCACCGGTGGTGCGGTCGCGGCGGGCGACGTGCTGACCTACACGGTCACGATGACCAATACTGGCAACACGACGCTGACCGGCGTGGTGGTGAGCGATGCGCTGATCACCCCGAACAGCACGACCTGCCCGAATGTGGCGCCGGGTGCGACCTGCCAGCTGGTGGGTACGTACACGGTGACCCAGGCCGACGCCGATGCGGGCAACATCCGCAACACGGCGGTGGTGACCAGTCCGGTCTGCCCGGTGGGCAGCACCGATCCGGCGTGCACGACGACGATCGACACCCCTGTCGTGAATCCGGTTGTGACCTACACCAAGTCGGTCGCGCTCCCCATTGGCCAGACCGAAGTTTCGACGGGCGACACCCTCACCTACACGTTGAACGTGCAGGTCATGGCTGCGACAACCACATCCATCGTGACCCTGACCGATACCCTGGGAGCCGGCCTGACGCTGGCGACCGTATCGGGCGGCAGTTTCTCCTGCGGCACTGCGAACCCGCTGGTATGTACGTTGCCCGCAGGGACCACGCCGGGCGCGTACTCGGTCAGCTATACGGCCATCGTCAATGATCAGGCCACCGGCACCGTGAGGAACGCGGTCGTGGGCACGGGCGACGATGCGCCGACCTGTGCGGGTACTTGCACTACGGAAACGCCGGTGACCGAACCGCTGCCGCCTCTGGTGACCTACGCCAAGAGCGCCGTTCTGCCGGCTGGCCGGTCGGAAGTGGTTGTGGGCGACAGCATCACCTACACGCTGACGACCAATGTCATCAATGCCGTAACGACAGCCGACGTGGTCCTGACCGATACCCTGGGCGCAGGCCTGACCTTCGGTGCGGTGAACGACGCCGGTGCGTATGCGGCCAACACCAGCGGCGCGCCCGTCCTGCGCTTCACACTGCCGGCGGGCACCACGCCGGGCACGTATTCGCTGAGCTACACGGCGGTCGTGAACCCGACGGCGCGCGGCAACGTGACCAACGCGGTTGTTGGCACGGGCGACGATGCGCCGACCTGCGCGGGCAGCTGCGGTACGTCGTCACCCCTCGCGGAGCCCAGCGTGACGGTGACCAAGTCCTCCAACCCTGCGACTGGAACCCAAGTGCAGGTCGGACAGACGGTGCGGTACACGCTGTCGGTCGATGTCGGGGCGTCCGCGTTGAGCGCCGAGTTGGTCCTCGTGGACACGCCGGATCGTGGTCTGACTCTGGGCGCACTGCCTGCAGGCTGTTCGTTCGACGGTACGTTGCTGACCTGCCGTCTGCCAGCAGGCACGGCTACCGGCGTGCACGCATTGAGCTACGACGCGGTCGTGAACGCCAATGCAGGCACGGTGGTGGGCAACCAAGTGGTCGCCACCGGTGGCGGTGGCGAGACGCCGGTATGCGCGGCATGCAGCACCGAGCACCAACTGGATACGCCTGAGATCCGTCTGAGCAAGTCGGCCGGCTCGCGCGAGGTCCGGATCGGTGACCTGGTCCGCTACACGCTGACGATCGAGAATGTCGGCGCGATGGATCTGATCGGCGGCAGCGTCGTGGATACGCCGGCGGCAGGCTTCAGTTATGTGGAAGGCTCGCTGGTCGCCAACGATGCCGATGGAATGGCGACGGTATCTGGCGGCAGTCCGCTCCGCTTCAGCGGCGTGGATGTCGCTGCGGGCCAGACGGCCACGCTGGTGTACGTGATGCGGGTGGGTGCGGGCGTGCGCCCGGGCACCCACGTCAACCAGGCGCAAGTGCGTTCGGCGACGGACGATCCGGTGTCGAACATCGCCACGGCTGAGGTGCAGCTGACGGCGGATCCGCTGCTGGATGACAGCCTGCTCTTCGGCACGGTCTTCAACGACCGCGACGGCGACGGCTGGCAGGACAGCGCCGCACTGAGCGGTGTGAAGGTCCAGGGCGGTTTCGCACCGACGGCCTACATCGCGAACTCCACGACCGTGGACCGCGGCGCAGGACCGCAGCCTGAGGCGGACGCCAGTTCGCCGCTGCTGCACGGGATTTCCGTGGGTGCCATCAGCGGTCGCCAGTCCGTGGCCGATCCGGCCGAGGACCACGAGGTGATCATTCGCCAGCATCTGAGCGAACCGGCCTTCACGGACGACTTCGTCCTGACCAGCGCCGAGGGTGTCACCGTCCGCATGGATGCGGCGGGCAACACCACCGTGCAGACCAGCGGCGATGCCGCCAAGGGCCTGACGGCGGCGGCGCCGACGGTGGAGCGGCGCGTGGCCCAGGGCGACAAGGGCTACGTGGTCGACTACATCATCCGCAACGCCGGCATCGACGAACGCGGCATCCCGGGCGTACGCATCGCGTCGGTGGAGGGCCTGCTGATCGAAACCGACCAGTTCGGTCGCTACCACCTGGCAGGCGTGCCGGGCGGCGCGTGGGAGCGCGGTCGCAACTTCATCCTGAAGGTCGATCCGTCCACGTTGCCCGCAGGGGCCGAGTTCACTACCGACAACCCGCTGCTGCGCCGGATCACGCCGGGCGTGCCGGTCCGTTTCGACTGGGGCGTCAAGCTACCCGAACAGGTGATCGAGGGTGGCTCCAAGCAGGTCGAACTCGAGATGGGCGAAGTGTTCTTTGCCCCCGGCAGCGCGGAGGTACGCGAGAAGTACCTGCCGGTGATCGAGGCGATGGCGGCCAAGGTGCGCGAGTACCAGGGCGGTGAAGTCGTCATCCACGCCAACGGCGACAGCGAGGGTCTGGCGTTCGACCGCGCGACTGCGGTCAAGGCGGCCCTGCTGGGCACGCTGGATGCCGCTTCGGCCCAGGGTCTGGTGGTCAGCGTGCGTGGCACGGTCGACGACCCGAGTTCCATGATCGTGGGCGTGGACGAAGGCGGCGCGCTGCTGGGCACCGTGCTGTTCGATACCGACAAGTCCGCGATCAAGCCGGCGTTCGAGCCCTTGCTCGACAAGGTGGCCGCGGCACTGGAGAAGATGGGTGGGGGCAGCATCGCCATCGTCGGCCACACCGACGTACGCGCGTCCCATGCCTACAACGTCGCCCTGGGCATGCGTCGTGCCAAGGCGGTCTACGAAGCGCTCGCCAAACGTTTGAGTCCGGAGGTGCGTGCCAAGGTTCGCGTGGAAACCAGCAACGATCCGACAGCCCCTGTCGGCGTACGGAAGTGA